DNA sequence from the Bradyrhizobium sp. CIAT3101 genome:
CCGAGCCAGGTCGCAACGAACGCGCCGACAACTCCCAGGACCGTCGTCAAGATGAACCCCTTGGGCTCGTTGCCGCCAGGCATGATGAATTTCGCCACCAGTCCAACGATGAATCCGATGATGATCGTCCAAAGGATACCCATGTCCACCGCTCCATTCGGCCAATTCGCGCATCAACGTCTGAAGGAATGCATGATCGCCTGAAGAGCCAGACGATGCCGGGGGCAATGTTGATCTAGATCAACGGGCGGATGTGGCCAGACCGAAAGCTGGCGGCCGCCCCTCCCGTGCGGACCGGCGCTCGACCCGTCCGCAAGCGCATAGCGGATCGATACATGGCGATCATCGGCGAGATCACGCACACCACGACCTACCGCTATGCAAAGCCGGTGACGTTCGGCACGCATCGCGCCATGTTCCTGCCGCGGCGCGGCGCTTCGACCCGCCTGCTGCGCTGGTCCGCCCACACCAGCGTGCCGTCGAAGGTGCTGTGGATCAGCGACTCCCGCTCCAACGCCGTCACGGTGATGGATTTCAGCGAACCTGCCAGCGAACTGACGTTCACCTTCAAGGTCCGCGGCGTCTATTTCGGCATCAAGGGCTTGGAGGCATTTCCGCTGGAAGCCCGGGCCGAGGAAGTGCCCGTGCAATATACGCCGGACGAATGGACCGACCTTGCCGGTTATCTGCGTCCGCATGCCGACGATCCGGATGGCAGCCACGCGGCGTGGACCAAGAGCTTCGTCGCCGGCGATCAGGACCGGACCGCGGATGTGCTGCGCCGCATGCTGGGCATCTTTCGCAGCGAGTTCAAATATCACGGCAGAGACGCCGAGGGCACCCAGTCTCCGGGCGACACGCTGCGTATGAAATCAGGCACCTGCCGGGACTTCGCCTGGCTGATGGTCGAAACGCTCCGGCGGCTCGGCTTCGCCTCCCGCTTCGTCAGTGGCTATCTCTACGATGCGGCACTCGACGGCGGCGCTGTCGGCATGACCGGCTCTGGCGCCACCCACGCATGGGTGCAGGTGTTCCTGCCCGGTGCAGGCTGGCTCGATTACGATCCGACCAACAGCCTGAACGCGGGCTTTGATCTCATCCCGGTCGCCATCGCGCGGCACCCGGGCCAGGCCGTGCCGCTGGCCGGCTCGTGGTTCGGCGATGCCGGCGACTATTTGGGCATGTCGATCAATGTTGCCGTTCACAAGATCGGCGAAATGCTCGATCCTTCGGAGGGATAGGCCGCCGGAATATCCGCGCGCCGATCGCTGGCCATGGCACTTGATCACGACAGCACCAAGGGACATGGGCCGCTCGACGCCACCAGCGTCCCGTTCGAGATCCTGAAGGGCAGGCTTCGGCAGCTTTACGAAGGCGACACCTTCGGCTGCATCCGATTCCGCTACGCGCTGCTCGTGCTCGACATCGTCACGGTCTTGTTCATCATCGCGACGTCGTTCCTGCCGCGCGGCGGGATCGTCGAGTCCCTCGATGTCGTGTTCGGTGTCCTGATCCTGGCGGACTTCTCCGCACGGATGATCATCAGTCGCCACCCGCTGCACGACCTCGCGCGGCTATCGACCTGGACCGACGTCGTGGTCATCATCTCGTTCCTTGCACCGCTCGCGGGCGAGGCCGGCGGCTTCCTGCGCGCATTTCGAACATTGCGGCTTCTGGGCGACAACCAGATGGTGGCGCGCCTGCGGATCGACAGCGCCTTCTTCCGACGCAACGAAGAGGTCATCTTTGCCGTCGCCAATCTCGGCGTGTTCGTCTTCATCATGACGGGCGTGGTCTACGAGACCCAGAAGTCGCACAACCCGCAGATCGGCAATTATGCCGACGCGCTCTACTTCACGGTCACCGCACTGACCACGACCGGCTTCGGCGACATCACCCTGCCCGGCACCGTCGGACGCCTGATCACCGTCGTCATCATGATCTTCGGCGTGACCCTGTTCCTGAATCTTGCCAAGGCGCTGCTCGCGCCCTCGAAGGTGCGCTTCCCCTGCCCGGTCTGCGGCCTGCAGCGCCACGACGTGGACGCAGTGCATTGCAAGGCCTGCGGGACCATTTTGAACATTCCCGATGAGGGAATGGACTAGGCGGCAGGCGCTTGCTGCCAAGGGCTCTCTCGCCCCGAAAACGGGACGAGAGAGAACATTGTGTCCTACCGCTTGTTCCAGTCGATGATCCGGCTCTCGTCGCCGTCGAACTCGTTGCTGCAGAACGCGCCGCCCTGGTAGTGGTCGCCGACCGGATCGGGCTTCAGCTTGGCCTGCTCGGCCATCGCGTGCGCCACGTGATCCTCGGAGCGGCCGGTGGGGCGATAGCCGAATTCGTAGGCGCGGTGGTTGTCCCACCAGGCGCGCTCGTTGAGCGAGGCGCCATAAAACACCTCGAAATGGATGCCGGGATGCTCGAGCCCGATCTGGCAGAGCTGCACAAGATCTTCCGGCTTCAGCCAGATCGAGATCCGGCGAAGGTCCAGCGGCACATCACCGAAATTGCCGATGCGCAGGCACGTCACCTTCAGGCCGTGCTTGTCGGCATAGAGCGCGCCGAGCGCTTCGCCGAATACTTTGCTGACGCCGTAGCGGCCGTCCGGGCGCGGGGTGACGTCGGTGCCGATCTTGTGGTGGCGCGGATAGAAGCCGACGGCATGGTTCGAGGACGCGAACACCACGCGCTTGACGCCCTTGCGATACGCCGCCTCGAACAGATTGTAGCCGCCGATGATGTTGGCCTGCAGGATGTCGTTCCAGGGGCCTTCGACCGAATAGCCGCCGAAATGCAGGATGCCGTCGACGCCCTCGCAGATCGCCTCGCACTGGGCAAGGTCGGACAGGTCGGCCGCCTTGAACTGCTCGTTCGGCGCGAGATCGGCAGGCGGCTTGATGTCGCTGAGCAGGAGGTCCGGATAGATCGGCGGCAACAGTTTTCGCAGGCGCGTTCCGATTCCGCCCGAAGCTCCCGTCATCAAGATGCGCGGCATGTCTTTCCTCGTCTTTGGCAACCAATTTGCGGTCACGTGTCTCTAATGATAGCAGGAATGTCCAGAGGGAACGAAACGAGAGAACCGACATGAATGAGGCATCGTCCCACACCCAGGAACGGCCAGGCTGGCGACCGGCGACCTATTACCCCGATCCGGCCATTCACGTCCTCGACCCCCGTTTCGAAAAATACTGGTTGAAACTCTCGGCCGTGGAGCGACTGGCGACCGGCCTGCGCTGGGCGGAAGGGCCGGTCTGGTTCGGCGACGGGCGCTATCTGCTCTGTAGCGATATTCCGAACCAGCGCATCATCAAATGGGAAGAAGAGACCGGCGCTGTTTCGGTTTTCCGAAAACCCTCCAATTTCGCCAACGGCAACACGCGCGACCGGCAGGGCCGGCTCGTCACCTGCGAGCACGGCGGGCGCCGCGTGACCCGTACCGAATATGACGGCGAGATCACGGTGCTGATGGATCAATTCAACGGCAAGCGGTTGAACTCGCCGAACGATGTCGTCGTCAAATCGGACGGCTCGATCTGGTTCACCGATCCGACCTTCGGCCTGCTCGGCAATTACGAGGGCTACAAGGCGGAGCCCGAGATCGAACCGAACGTCTACCGGCTCGATCCCGTGACCCGCAAGGCGAGCGTCGTCGCCGAGGGCGTGTTGGGTCCGAACGGGCTGTGCTTCTCGCCGGACGAGAAGATTCTCTACGTGGTGGAATCGCGCGGTGTGCCGAACCGCAAGATCCTCGCCTATGACGTCTCGGCGGATGGCACCACGATCTCCAACAAACGCGTCCACATCGATGCAGGTCCCGGCACGCCGGACGGCATGCGCTGCGACATCGACGGCAATCTCTGGTGCGGCTGGGGCATGGGCGATCCCGAGCTCGACGGCGTCGTGGCGTTCGCACCCGACGGCATCATGATCGGCCGCATCGCGCTGCCCGAGCGTTGCGCCAATCTCTGCTTCGGCGGCGTCAAGCGCAACCGCCTGTTCATGGCGGCGAGCCAGTCGATCTACGCGCTGTATGTGAATACGCAGGGCGCGATGGGGGGATAGTCTCGCCGCGATGACGGTCTCGTAGGGTGGGCAAAGCGAAGCGTGCCCACCACTGCCTGTTCGTCGCGCGAGATCGTGGGCACGTCGCTTCGCTCCTTTGCCCACCCTACGGCACCTCGCGTTGTCGACACACCTGAGCAAAAACAAAAACGCCGGAGCGGTTTCCCGCTCCGGCGTCATTCTGTTCAATCGCTGACGCTTACGCGGCGTTGAAGCCCGCAACCGCCTTCACTTCGAGGAAGTCCTCGAGGCCGTACTTGCCCCACTCGCGGCCGTTGCCCGACTGCTTGTAGCCGCCGAACGGCGCGGTGCGATCGTTGGGCACGCCCTGCAGGTTGACGTTGCCGGCGCGGATCTGACGGCCGACACGCTTGGCGTCGTCGACCGAAGCGCCGGAGACGTAACCAGCGAGACCGTACGGCGTGTCGTTGGCGATGTGCACGGCTTCGGCTTCGTCCTTGGCGCCGAGGATGGTCAGCACCGGTCCGAAGATTTCTTCGCGCGCAATCGTCATCTCGGGGGTGACGTCGGCGAAGATGGTCGGACGGACATAGAAGCCTTTGTTGACGCCTTCGGGCAGGCCCGGGCCACCGGCGACGAGCGTTGCACCCTCGTCGATACCCTTCTTGATCAGCGCCTGGATCTTGTCCCACTGGCCGCGGTTGACGACCGGGCCGATGGTGGTGCCTTCGGCGCGCGGATCGCCCGCCTTGGTCTTGTCGGCGACGGCCTTCGCGATCGCGGCGACTTCCTTCATCTTCGACAACGGCACGATCATGCGCGAGGGCGCATTGCAGGACTGGCCGGAGTTGTTGAACATGTGCATCACGCCGCCGGTCACCGCCTTCGTGAGGTCGGCGCCTTCGAGGATGACGTTCGGCGACTTGCCGCCGAGCTCCTGGCTGACGCGCTTCACGGTCGGCGCCGCGCGCTTCGCAACGTCGATGCCGGCGCGGGTCGAGCCGGTGAAGGAGATCATGTCGATGTCGGGGTGCTCGCTCATGGCGGCACCGACCTCGGGGCCGAGGCCGTTGACGAGGTTGAAGACGCCCTTCGGCACGCCGGCTTCATGGAGGATTTCTGCAAAGATCAAAGCCGAGGTCGGCGTGAATTCCGACGGCTTCAGGATCATGGTGCAGCCGGCGGCAAGCGCGGGCGCGACCTTGCAGGCGATCTGGTTGAGCGGCCAGTTCCAGGGGGTGATCATGCCGACCACGCCAACGGGCTCGCGCAGCACCATGGCGGTGCCGATCGGCTCCTCGAAATGATAGTTCTTGAGCACGTCGAGCGTGGTCATGAGATGGCCGAGGCCGGCGCCGGCCTGGAGCTTTTCGGCCATCGGCAGCGGTGCGCCCATTTCGTCGGAGACGGAAGCGCCGATCTCCTTGAGACGGCCCTTGTAGACCTCGATGACTTTGGTGAGCAGCGCGACGCGCTCTTCACGGCTGGTCTGGGAGAAAGTCGCAAAAGCGCGCTTGGCGGCGGCAACCGCCTTGTCCACGTCAGCCTTGGAGCCGAGCGCAATCTCGTACATCGCCTCTTCCGTCGCCGGATTGACGACCGGGGTGGACTTCTTGACGGCGGGATCGACCCAGGCGCCGTCGATGTAGAATTGCATGCGATTGACCATCGTTAACCTCTTCTTGGGGGCTTGGGGGGCGTTTCGGCAGGCATCCTTGCACGAAAGCGCCGGCAATTGAACCCGCCATATGCGGGGCCAGCGTTGCGGCGGACGGAGGTTATATGAGCCGATGGCGGGAACGTGGCAAGGTGGCACGGCCGCATTCCGGGGCGCGCATTATCGCTCCGGAATCACGGCCTGGTTACCCCGATTAAACCGCCATCTTGCGATGGACGATCGGCGCGCCGGTGGTGAGGCTTTCCGCCGCATCGATGATCGCATTCGCGTCGATGCCATAGTGCCGATAGAGGTCCGCAATGGTGCCGGTCTGGCCGAACTGCTCGACACCCAGCGCCTCGACGCGATGGCCGCGGACACTGCCGAGCCAGCCGAGCGCGGACGGATGGCCGTCGATCACGGTCACGATGCCGCAGTCGCGCGGCAGCGGCGCCAGCAGTTTCTCGATGTGGCTGAGATGCTGCACGCCGCGCCGGTCACGCCGCAATTTTCGCGCGGCGGTCCAGCCCGTGTGGAGGCGATCGGCCGAGGTGATTGCAAGCAGGCCGATGTCGCGCCGACTTTCGCCGATGAACCCGGTCGCCTCGATCGCCTCCGGTGCGACTGCGCCGGTATAGGCGATCACGAGTTCGGCATTCGGGCCCGGCTTGCGCAGCCAATAGGCGCCGTCGGTGATGCCCTGCTGCAGTTCGGGCGTCATGATGCGCTGCGCCTGCTCGATGCTGCGCGTCGAGAGGCGGAGATAGACCGAGCCGCCCTCGCCCGGATCGCCCTGCATGTGCTCAAAGCCCCAGCCCATGATCACGGCGAGCTCGTCGACGAAGGCCGGCTCGAACGAGGCGAGCCCGTCCTGCGCCATGCCGATCAGCGGTGTCGCGATCGACTGGTGGGCGCCGCCCTCCGGGGCGAGCGTGATACCTGATGGCGTCGCCGCCACCATGAAGCGCGCATCCTGGTAGCAGGCGTAGTTGAGCGCATCGAGGCCGCGCTCGATGAAGGGATCGTAGAGCGTGCCGACCGGGAGCAGCCGCGCGCCGTTGATCTGGTGCGACAGGCCGAGCGCCGAGAGCATGATGAACAGGTTCATCTCGGCAATGCCGAGCTCGAGATGCTGGCCCTTGGGCGAGAAGTCCCAGTTGAAGGTGGATGGAATTTTCTCGCTGCGGAATAAATCCGCCTTCTCGCCGCGCGCGAACAGGCCGCGCCGGTTCACCCACGGGCCGAGATTGGTCGAGACCGTGACGTCGGGCGAGGTCGTGACGATGCGTCGCGCCAGCTCGCTGTCGCCGCGCGCGATCTCGTTCAGCACGAGGCCAAAGCCCTGTTGCGTCGACATCTGCGGCGACGGCTTGAAGGCGAGCTGCTGCGGCACCTCGACGACCGGCGCGGTCAGCCGGCGGCCATCCTTGTTGAACGGCACGCGCGCGAGGAACGCGTCGAGCTCGGCTGCGTCCTGCGTCAGGCCTTCGTACTTGTCCCATTCGTGGCCGGGACGGATGTTCTGGCTCTCGCGGTATTTCTCCATCTGCGCGACCGTCATCAGGCCGGCATGGTTGTCCTTGTGGCCCTGGAACGGCAGGCCGACACCCTTGATGGTGTAGGCGATGAAGCAGACCGGGCGGTCGTGGTCGATCGATTCGAACGCCTCGACCATGCTCGCCATGTCGTGGCCGCCGAGATTCGACATCAGCGCCAGCAACTCCTCGTCGCTGCGCTTGTCGATCAGCTTCGTGATCGGCCCCTGGTCGCCGATCTCGTCGTGCAAATGCTTGCGGAACGCCGCGCCGCCCTGGAAGCAGAGTGCCGCGTAAAGCGCGTTCGGACAATTGTCGATCCAGCTCTTCAGCGCTTCGCCGCCGGGCTCGGCGAAGGCCTCGCGCATCAGGCGGCCGTATTTCACGATGACCACGTCCCAGCCGAAATTGCGGAACATGGTCTCGAACTTTTCCCAGAGACCTTCGCGCACGACGGCGTCGAGCGACTGGCGGTTGTAGTCGACCACCCACCAGGTGTTGCGCAGGCCGTGCTTCCAGCCTTCGGCCAGGGCTTCGAAGATGTTG
Encoded proteins:
- a CDS encoding GlsB/YeaQ/YmgE family stress response membrane protein, with amino-acid sequence MGILWTIIIGFIVGLVAKFIMPGGNEPKGFILTTVLGVVGAFVATWLGQAVGWYKFGEGAGFIGSVVGAIILLFLYGLVLGRQGRA
- a CDS encoding transglutaminase family protein encodes the protein MAIIGEITHTTTYRYAKPVTFGTHRAMFLPRRGASTRLLRWSAHTSVPSKVLWISDSRSNAVTVMDFSEPASELTFTFKVRGVYFGIKGLEAFPLEARAEEVPVQYTPDEWTDLAGYLRPHADDPDGSHAAWTKSFVAGDQDRTADVLRRMLGIFRSEFKYHGRDAEGTQSPGDTLRMKSGTCRDFAWLMVETLRRLGFASRFVSGYLYDAALDGGAVGMTGSGATHAWVQVFLPGAGWLDYDPTNSLNAGFDLIPVAIARHPGQAVPLAGSWFGDAGDYLGMSINVAVHKIGEMLDPSEG
- a CDS encoding potassium channel family protein, with amino-acid sequence MALDHDSTKGHGPLDATSVPFEILKGRLRQLYEGDTFGCIRFRYALLVLDIVTVLFIIATSFLPRGGIVESLDVVFGVLILADFSARMIISRHPLHDLARLSTWTDVVVIISFLAPLAGEAGGFLRAFRTLRLLGDNQMVARLRIDSAFFRRNEEVIFAVANLGVFVFIMTGVVYETQKSHNPQIGNYADALYFTVTALTTTGFGDITLPGTVGRLITVVIMIFGVTLFLNLAKALLAPSKVRFPCPVCGLQRHDVDAVHCKACGTILNIPDEGMD
- a CDS encoding NAD(P)-dependent oxidoreductase, which codes for MPRILMTGASGGIGTRLRKLLPPIYPDLLLSDIKPPADLAPNEQFKAADLSDLAQCEAICEGVDGILHFGGYSVEGPWNDILQANIIGGYNLFEAAYRKGVKRVVFASSNHAVGFYPRHHKIGTDVTPRPDGRYGVSKVFGEALGALYADKHGLKVTCLRIGNFGDVPLDLRRISIWLKPEDLVQLCQIGLEHPGIHFEVFYGASLNERAWWDNHRAYEFGYRPTGRSEDHVAHAMAEQAKLKPDPVGDHYQGGAFCSNEFDGDESRIIDWNKR
- a CDS encoding SMP-30/gluconolactonase/LRE family protein: MNEASSHTQERPGWRPATYYPDPAIHVLDPRFEKYWLKLSAVERLATGLRWAEGPVWFGDGRYLLCSDIPNQRIIKWEEETGAVSVFRKPSNFANGNTRDRQGRLVTCEHGGRRVTRTEYDGEITVLMDQFNGKRLNSPNDVVVKSDGSIWFTDPTFGLLGNYEGYKAEPEIEPNVYRLDPVTRKASVVAEGVLGPNGLCFSPDEKILYVVESRGVPNRKILAYDVSADGTTISNKRVHIDAGPGTPDGMRCDIDGNLWCGWGMGDPELDGVVAFAPDGIMIGRIALPERCANLCFGGVKRNRLFMAASQSIYALYVNTQGAMGG
- a CDS encoding aldehyde dehydrogenase family protein — protein: MVNRMQFYIDGAWVDPAVKKSTPVVNPATEEAMYEIALGSKADVDKAVAAAKRAFATFSQTSREERVALLTKVIEVYKGRLKEIGASVSDEMGAPLPMAEKLQAGAGLGHLMTTLDVLKNYHFEEPIGTAMVLREPVGVVGMITPWNWPLNQIACKVAPALAAGCTMILKPSEFTPTSALIFAEILHEAGVPKGVFNLVNGLGPEVGAAMSEHPDIDMISFTGSTRAGIDVAKRAAPTVKRVSQELGGKSPNVILEGADLTKAVTGGVMHMFNNSGQSCNAPSRMIVPLSKMKEVAAIAKAVADKTKAGDPRAEGTTIGPVVNRGQWDKIQALIKKGIDEGATLVAGGPGLPEGVNKGFYVRPTIFADVTPEMTIAREEIFGPVLTILGAKDEAEAVHIANDTPYGLAGYVSGASVDDAKRVGRQIRAGNVNLQGVPNDRTAPFGGYKQSGNGREWGKYGLEDFLEVKAVAGFNAA
- a CDS encoding transketolase, translating into MPADSARLDTLTALAGKALWLSSWTIHHANHVRSNTDGLKVGGHQASSASLATIMSALYFHVLRPEDRVAVKPHASPVFHAIQYLFGRQTREKLENFRGFKGAQSYPSRTKDVDDVDFSTGSVGLGVAQTLFASLVQDYVKAHGWMKDRREGRMIALVGDAEMDEGNIFEALAEGWKHGLRNTWWVVDYNRQSLDAVVREGLWEKFETMFRNFGWDVVIVKYGRLMREAFAEPGGEALKSWIDNCPNALYAALCFQGGAAFRKHLHDEIGDQGPITKLIDKRSDEELLALMSNLGGHDMASMVEAFESIDHDRPVCFIAYTIKGVGLPFQGHKDNHAGLMTVAQMEKYRESQNIRPGHEWDKYEGLTQDAAELDAFLARVPFNKDGRRLTAPVVEVPQQLAFKPSPQMSTQQGFGLVLNEIARGDSELARRIVTTSPDVTVSTNLGPWVNRRGLFARGEKADLFRSEKIPSTFNWDFSPKGQHLELGIAEMNLFIMLSALGLSHQINGARLLPVGTLYDPFIERGLDALNYACYQDARFMVAATPSGITLAPEGGAHQSIATPLIGMAQDGLASFEPAFVDELAVIMGWGFEHMQGDPGEGGSVYLRLSTRSIEQAQRIMTPELQQGITDGAYWLRKPGPNAELVIAYTGAVAPEAIEATGFIGESRRDIGLLAITSADRLHTGWTAARKLRRDRRGVQHLSHIEKLLAPLPRDCGIVTVIDGHPSALGWLGSVRGHRVEALGVEQFGQTGTIADLYRHYGIDANAIIDAAESLTTGAPIVHRKMAV